The Fibrobacter sp. UWB11 genome includes the window TGACACAAATGTGACAAAAGTTTGACAAAAGTATTGCTTTTCGAAAAAAAAGTGGATATATTACTGAATGTAAACGAGCAATAACGCTCAAACAAAGAATGTGTAACTAAAACAAGGAGATACACTATGAAGAAGCAAGGTTTTACCCTTATTGAATTGATGGTCGTGATTGTTATCATGGGCATCCTCGCCGCAGTCGCAGTTCCGAAACTCTTCGGTATGATTGCTAAGTCCAAGGCATCTGAAGTCGGTCCGGCAGCTGGAACCTACGTGAAGTTGCAGCAGGCATACTTCTCTGAAGCAAACATGGCTGGTGGCTGGCAGTTGATCGGTTACATGGCTCCGGGTAACAATAGCG containing:
- a CDS encoding type IV pilin protein, which gives rise to MKKQGFTLIELMVVIVIMGILAAVAVPKLFGMIAKSKASEVGPAAGTYVKLQQAYFSEANMAGGWQLIGYMAPGNNS